Proteins co-encoded in one Halococcoides cellulosivorans genomic window:
- a CDS encoding TrmB family transcriptional regulator, giving the protein MTTSEDADTIEAAVDLLERFEFTEYEARSFVALCRIGQGSARDVDEVSQVPRARVYGCMEALAERGVVDVQEGSPRTFRAVDHDEAIATIERRTTRQLDQLHARLAALSAPERGSESGDVWVLEGVAPVADRLEGLIGAAEAEVLLALADPSLLTDDLRAAITDADAREVEMLAASPSEEIRAALRRAAPHATVLETWTWWEEVPIQQGAISAIALLDGSALLASTRLHAAGASDDHRAVWTDGGAVPIVGMMRPLLESGLRRSEG; this is encoded by the coding sequence GTGACGACGTCCGAGGACGCCGACACGATCGAAGCCGCCGTCGACCTGCTGGAACGGTTCGAGTTCACCGAGTACGAGGCCCGATCGTTCGTGGCCCTCTGTCGGATCGGTCAGGGGTCGGCCCGCGACGTCGACGAGGTCTCACAGGTCCCTCGGGCACGCGTGTACGGCTGTATGGAAGCGCTGGCCGAGCGCGGGGTCGTCGACGTCCAGGAGGGCTCACCCCGAACCTTCCGCGCGGTCGACCACGACGAGGCCATCGCGACGATCGAGCGCCGGACGACTCGACAGCTGGATCAGTTGCACGCGCGACTGGCAGCGCTGTCGGCCCCGGAACGGGGGTCCGAGAGCGGTGACGTCTGGGTGCTCGAAGGCGTCGCGCCGGTTGCCGACCGTCTGGAGGGCCTGATCGGTGCGGCCGAGGCCGAGGTGTTGCTCGCCCTGGCCGATCCGTCGCTGTTGACCGACGACCTCCGGGCGGCGATCACCGACGCCGACGCACGCGAAGTCGAGATGCTGGCCGCCTCACCGAGTGAGGAGATCCGCGCGGCGCTTCGCCGGGCCGCGCCGCATGCGACCGTGCTCGAAACCTGGACCTGGTGGGAAGAGGTGCCGATCCAGCAGGGCGCGATCTCAGCGATCGCTCTCCTCGACGGCAGCGCCTTGCTCGCAAGCACGCGCCTCCACGCGGCGGGCGCGTCCGACGACCACCGCGCGGTCTGGACCGACGGCGGAGCGGTTCCGATCGTCGGCATGATGCGGCCCCTCCTCGAATCGGGGCTGCGTCGCTCCGAGGGGTAA
- the ahbB gene encoding siroheme decarboxylase subunit beta yields the protein MTDWRDAIDGLQTDLLASYRRGVPIAGRPYERMASALDATPDAVRSALTDLQRAGVIRRIGPAIATRHVGASTLAALAVPDQAVDRVGRQVAARDPITHAYRRDHRYSLWIVLTAGDRAALDAHLAGVATQTGIEPLDLPADAVYAHDLAFPVLDREPLPATRDRPPATPNRSIDPADRRLLAALQDGLPIAPRPYERVADRLDRDRDAVVETLGALQTAGFVRRTGLVVSHHATGYDATAMVAWAVPDSDLDRAGRAAAQVDGVTKVYARPARPERDWPYSLFTMIHARTPAARDRAIDRLEDAIGHAFERLETVTRYGQSGARL from the coding sequence GTGACCGACTGGCGTGACGCGATCGACGGCCTCCAGACCGATCTGCTCGCGAGCTACCGCCGTGGCGTGCCGATCGCGGGGCGACCGTACGAGCGGATGGCCTCCGCCCTCGACGCCACGCCCGACGCGGTCCGATCTGCGCTGACGGACCTCCAGCGGGCGGGCGTGATCAGGCGAATCGGGCCCGCGATCGCGACCCGTCACGTCGGGGCCTCAACGCTCGCCGCGCTGGCCGTGCCCGACCAGGCGGTCGATCGGGTCGGCCGGCAGGTCGCCGCTCGCGACCCCATTACGCACGCCTATCGGCGCGACCATCGCTATTCGCTGTGGATCGTGCTCACCGCGGGCGACCGGGCGGCACTCGACGCCCACCTCGCTGGCGTCGCCACGCAGACCGGGATCGAGCCGCTCGATCTGCCGGCCGACGCGGTCTACGCCCACGATCTGGCGTTTCCGGTCCTCGATCGCGAGCCACTGCCCGCGACCCGCGATCGCCCGCCGGCGACGCCCAACCGGTCGATCGATCCCGCGGATCGCCGCCTGCTCGCCGCGCTCCAGGACGGCCTCCCGATCGCGCCCCGACCGTACGAGCGGGTCGCTGACCGCCTGGATCGCGACCGCGACGCCGTCGTCGAAACGCTCGGCGCGCTCCAGACGGCGGGCTTCGTCCGCCGGACGGGCCTGGTCGTCAGCCACCACGCGACGGGCTACGATGCGACGGCGATGGTCGCGTGGGCGGTGCCGGATAGCGACCTCGACCGGGCGGGCCGGGCCGCTGCGCAAGTCGACGGCGTCACGAAGGTGTACGCCCGTCCCGCTCGTCCGGAGCGCGACTGGCCCTATTCGCTGTTTACGATGATTCACGCGCGAACGCCCGCGGCGCGCGACCGCGCGATCGATCGATTGGAGGATGCCATTGGCCACGCATTCGAGCGCCTGGAGACTGTCACGCGCTACGGCCAGTCGGGCGCGCGACTCTGA
- a CDS encoding PKD domain-containing protein, which produces MTGDNQTRSDVPRGIDADNYTRRHFLKGGVAAAGALTLGSAATVSGADQVCNSDYGTIDVSNTFTLMDNRWGMDDADQCIWLNDDGTYGYDFDASTTSGGINYPEVFTGTRPWGDDTGVPEFPLRRGDVDDLVMEVDADLSIGGGEWDWAEEWWLCTDDPTVNPETHQYEIMLLLDWGGGHDHGTVQDPEAWTDQFGNTVSLWTVYEEGGTSADFYIFRIEGGHDGGKIDMAEIVDYLSANEGISEDLLITGFELGNEYWGGASGEVTYNQFDVTVNGATYTSGPGGSTSSTTEESTTTTEEDPTTEAETTTDDSADDSTTDASSDAIAVIDPSTTTPAVGEYVDFHIEDTSGNGRWITDLAWDLGDGATGTGWHAGHSYASAGEYVVELTATANDGSTSVDTVTVVVGDGGSPTEETTTDEETTTDEETTTTEETTSDDSTSGDSTSDSSTDPYGEIAPSATTVDVGETVYLELDANESWLTGIEWDLGDGTTDSGSWHIAHAYDEAGSYTVTLDTQSGSTGEWTTDSVTIDVV; this is translated from the coding sequence ATGACAGGGGACAATCAGACGCGATCAGACGTACCGAGAGGTATCGACGCGGACAACTACACACGACGGCACTTCCTCAAAGGGGGCGTCGCAGCGGCCGGTGCACTGACACTCGGGAGCGCCGCGACCGTCAGCGGGGCCGATCAGGTCTGTAACAGCGACTACGGCACGATCGACGTGTCGAACACGTTCACGCTGATGGACAACCGCTGGGGGATGGACGACGCCGACCAGTGCATCTGGCTGAACGACGACGGCACCTACGGGTACGACTTCGACGCCTCGACGACCAGTGGCGGGATCAACTACCCCGAAGTGTTCACCGGGACGCGCCCGTGGGGCGACGACACGGGCGTCCCGGAGTTCCCGCTCCGACGGGGCGACGTTGACGACCTCGTGATGGAGGTCGACGCCGACCTGTCGATCGGTGGCGGCGAGTGGGACTGGGCCGAGGAGTGGTGGCTCTGTACGGACGACCCCACAGTGAATCCCGAGACCCACCAGTACGAGATCATGCTCCTGCTCGACTGGGGCGGCGGGCACGATCACGGGACCGTCCAGGATCCCGAGGCCTGGACCGACCAGTTCGGCAACACCGTCTCGCTGTGGACGGTCTACGAGGAAGGCGGGACGAGCGCCGACTTCTACATCTTCCGCATCGAGGGCGGCCACGACGGCGGCAAGATCGACATGGCCGAGATCGTCGACTACTTGAGCGCCAACGAGGGCATCAGCGAAGACCTCCTGATCACTGGCTTCGAACTCGGCAACGAGTACTGGGGCGGCGCGAGTGGCGAGGTCACCTACAACCAGTTCGACGTGACCGTCAACGGCGCGACCTACACCAGCGGGCCCGGCGGATCGACGAGTTCGACGACCGAGGAGTCGACCACGACGACCGAAGAGGATCCCACGACCGAAGCGGAGACCACGACCGACGACTCGGCCGACGACTCGACGACCGATGCCTCCAGCGACGCGATCGCAGTGATCGATCCGAGCACGACGACGCCCGCTGTCGGAGAGTACGTCGATTTCCACATCGAGGACACCAGCGGCAACGGACGCTGGATCACCGATCTCGCGTGGGACCTCGGGGACGGCGCGACAGGTACGGGGTGGCACGCCGGCCACAGCTACGCGAGTGCCGGCGAGTACGTCGTCGAACTCACGGCGACCGCCAACGATGGCAGTACGAGCGTCGACACCGTGACCGTCGTCGTCGGTGACGGGGGCAGCCCTACCGAGGAGACCACGACCGACGAGGAGACGACCACCGACGAGGAGACGACGACCACCGAAGAGACCACGTCCGACGACTCGACGTCCGGCGATTCCACATCTGACTCCTCGACGGACCCGTACGGCGAAATCGCCCCGAGCGCGACGACCGTGGACGTCGGTGAGACGGTCTATCTCGAACTCGACGCCAACGAGTCCTGGCTGACCGGCATCGAGTGGGACCTGGGTGACGGCACGACCGACTCGGGATCCTGGCACATTGCGCACGCCTACGACGAGGCCGGGAGCTACACCGTCACGCTCGACACCCAGTCCGGCAGCACCGGTGAGTGGACGACCGACAGCGTGACGATCGACGTCGTCTGA
- a CDS encoding HVO_A0114 family putative DNA-binding protein — protein sequence MAPTGDDTTTLHVRYREGSTLESTLAAIDRGEDSDPHYEVIFDDPDDLHRVTRPRSVELLRTIVHHDPASIRETARLVDRDVSQVHETVTELEGLHLLELHEEGASKRPVVWYDAIDIDLPLTSETSGAEDVTA from the coding sequence ATGGCACCGACTGGTGACGACACGACCACGCTTCACGTCCGGTATCGCGAGGGAAGTACCCTGGAATCGACGCTCGCGGCGATCGACCGGGGTGAGGATTCCGATCCCCACTACGAGGTGATCTTCGACGATCCGGACGACCTCCATCGCGTCACGCGCCCACGATCGGTCGAACTCCTCCGGACGATCGTCCACCACGACCCAGCGAGCATTCGTGAGACGGCCCGTCTCGTCGATCGTGACGTGAGTCAGGTCCACGAGACTGTCACGGAACTCGAAGGGCTCCACCTGCTCGAACTGCACGAGGAGGGCGCCTCGAAACGACCGGTCGTCTGGTACGACGCGATCGATATCGACCTGCCGCTGACGAGTGAGACGTCTGGGGCCGAGGACGTGACTGCCTGA